The following proteins are co-located in the Doryrhamphus excisus isolate RoL2022-K1 chromosome 3, RoL_Dexc_1.0, whole genome shotgun sequence genome:
- the rbp1.1 gene encoding retinol-binding protein 1.1: protein MPVDLNGYWKMISNDNFEEYLKALDVNVAIRKIATLLKPDKDIAHEGDHIIIKTLSTFKNYNMDFYVGKEFEEDLSGVDDRKCMTTITWEGDKLVCVQKGEIEGRGWTHWVEGDELHLELRAAGVVSKQVFKKT from the exons ATGCCTGTGGATCTGAACGGATACTGGAAAATGATCTCCAACGACAACTTTGAGGAGTACCTCAAGGCTCTAG ATGTTAATGTTGCCATTAGGAAAATTGCCACTTTGCTGAAGCCTGACAAGGACATCGCCCATGAAGGGgatcacatcatcatcaaaaCCCTCAGTACCTTCAAAAACTACAACATGGATTTTTATGTGGGCAAAGAGTTTGAGGAGGATTTGTCTGGCGTGGATGATAGGAAATGCATG ACCACCATCACCTGGGAGGGAGACAAGCTGGTGTGTGTGCAGAAAGGAGAGATTGAAGGAAGAGGCTGGACCCACTGGGTGGAAGGAGATGAGCTTCATCTG GAGCTGAGAGCTGCGGGGGTGGTCTCAAAGCAGGTCTTCAAGAAGACCTAA
- the nmnat3 gene encoding nicotinamide/nicotinic acid mononucleotide adenylyltransferase 3 isoform X2, protein MSSNMMPSTKAILKRKNYIQGCCVILKGAFTKMPIQRVPLVLLACGSFNPITNQHMRLFELARDYLHSTGQYQVVGGIVSPVSDSYGKQGLVLAKHRIAMAKLALQSSNWVTVDEWESQQPDWTETVVTMRYHYGRILKEYEESTHEDFNGSSSHPQSLRSQHEGFVSV, encoded by the exons ATGTCCTCAAATATGATGCCCAGCACAAAAGCAATTTTGAAACGGAAAAACTACATCCAAG gttgttgtgtgatCTTGAAGGGGGCATTTACCAAAATGCCGATCCAGCGTGTGCCGCTAGTCTTGTTAGCCTGTGGCTCCTTCAATCCCATCACCAACCAGCACATGAGGCTGTTTGAGCTGGCCAGAGACTACCTTCACAGCACAG GCCAGTACCAGGTGGTGGGTGGCATTGTGTCTCCTGTCAGTGACAGCTATGGGAAGCAAGGCCTGGTGCTGGCAAAGCACAGGATCGCTATGGCAAAGCTTGCACTGCAGAGCTCAAACTGGGTCACGGTCGACGAATGGGAGAGCCAGCAACCTGACTGGACTGAAACGGTGGTCACCATGAG GTATCATTATGGTCGTATTCTAAAGGAATATGAAGAGAGCACACATGAAGACTTCAATGGAAGCAGCAGCCATCCTCAAA GCTTACGGAGTCAGCATGAAGGATTTGTGTCCGTGTAA
- the copb2 gene encoding coatomer subunit beta', with amino-acid sequence MPLRLDIKRRLTARSDRVKSVDLHPTEPWMLASLYNGSVCVWNHETQTLVKTFEVCDLPVRASKFVARKNWVITGADDMQIRVFNYNTLERVHMFEAHSDYIRCIAVHPTQPYILTSSDDMLIKLWDWEKKWSCSQVFEGHTHYVMQIVINPKDNNQFASASLDRTIKVWQLGSSSPNFTLEGHDKGVNCIDYYSGGDKPYLISGADDRQVKIWDYQNKTCVQTLEGHAQNVSCVSFHPELPIIITGSEDGTVRIWHSSTYRLESTLNYGMERVWCVCGLRGSNNVALGYDEGSIIIKVGREEPAMSMDTNGKIIWAKHSEIQQANLKAMGDAEIKDGERLPLAVKDMGSCEIYPQTIQHNPNGRFVVVCGDGEYIIYTAMALRNKSFGSAQEFVWAHDSSEYAIRESNSVVKLFKNFKEKKSFKPDFGAEGIYGGFLLGVRSVNGLAFYDWENTELIRRIEIQPKHIFWSDSGELVCIATEESFFILRYLAEKVAASQENNEGVTEDGIEDAFEVQGEIQEIVKTGLWVGDCFIYTSSVNRLNYFVGGEIVTIAHLDRTMYLLGYIPKDDRLYLGDKELNIVSYSLLVSVLEYQTAVMRRDFSMADKVLPTIPKEQRTRVAHFLEKQGFKQQALAVSTDPEHRFELALQLGELKIAYQLAVEAESEQKWKQLAELAVSKCQFGLAQECLHHAQDYGGLLLLATASGNATMVGKLAEGAERDGKNNVAFMTYFLQGKLDQCLELLVRTNRLPEAAFLARTYLPSQVSRVVKLWRENLAKVNQKAAESLADPTEYENLFPGLKEAFAAEQYLRETCLGATRPAKEYPLVTPNEDRNILEEVQGYKLKGTSPVAEPVESPLASVVAEEALVVPSQPEPASPQAPKEIFSVSQLEKEKTLDELEVDLDNMELDDIDTSDVNLDDDFLDD; translated from the exons ATG CCGCTGAGGCTTGACATTAAGCGAAGGCTGACAGCTCGGTCTGACCGAGTAAAGAGTGTGGACCTTCATCCAACGGAACCATGGATGCTTGCGAGTCTATACAATGGAAGCGTGTGTGTATGGAACCATGAGACGCAG ACTCTGGTGAAGACTTTTGAGGTGTGCGATCTACCTGTCAGAGCATCCAAATTTGTGGCCAGGAAGAACTGGGTCATCACAGGAGCA GATGACATGCAGATCCGAGTGTTCAACTACAATACCTTGGAGCGTGTTCACATGTTCGAGGCCCACTCTGACTACATCCGCTGCATCGCTGTCCACCCCACCCAGCCCTACATCCTCACCAGCAGCG ATGATATGTTGATCAAGCTGTGGGACTGGGAGAAGAAGTGGTCCTGCAGCCAGGTGTTTGAGGGCCACACCCACTATGTCATGCAGATTGTCATCAACCCTAAAGACAATAATCAATTTGCCAGTGCCTCCCTAGACAGGACCATCAAG GTTTGGCAGCTGGGCTCGTCCTCTCCCAATTTCACTTTGGAAGGCCATGACAAAGGAGTCAATTGTATTGACTACTACAGTGGAGGGGACAAGCCCTACTTGATATCTGGTGCTGATGACCGCCAAGTCAAAATCTGGGACTACCAG AATAAAACCTGTGTTCAGACTTTGGAGGGTCATGCACAGAATGTTTCCTGTGTGAGCTTCCACCCAGAGCTGCCAATCATAATCACTGGGTCAGAAGATG GTACGGTACGTATTTGGCACTCGAGCACTTACCGCCTGGAGAGCACCCTGAACTATGGCATGGAGCGAGTGTGGTGCGTGTGTGGCCTCAGGGGATCCAACAATGTAGCACTGGGCTATGATGAAGGCAGCATCATTATCAAA GTGGGTCGTGAAGAGCCGGCCATGTCAATGGACACCAATGGGAAAATCATTTGGGCCAAGCACAGTGAAATCCAGCAGGCCAACTTGAAGGCAATGGGAGATGCTGAGATCAAGGACGGAGAGAGGCTTCCATTGGCTGTGAAAGATATGGGCAGCTGTGAAATATACCCCCAAACCATCCAGCACAACCCGAACGGGAG GTTTGTTGTGGTGTGTGGCGATGGAGAGTACATCATCTACACTGCCATGGCTCTGAGGAACAAGAGCTTTGGCTCTGCACAGGAATTTGTCTGGGCACATGATTCATCAGA ATATGCCATTCGAGAAAGCAACAGTGTGGTCAAACTCTTTAAAAATTTCAAAGAAAAGAAATCCTTTAAGCCTGACTTTGGAGCTGAAG GGATCTATGGCGGTTTCTTGCTTGGTGTGAGGTCAGTGAATGGTCTGGCATTTTATGATTGGGAGAACACTGAACTGATCCGCCGCATTGAGATCCAACCCAAGCAT ATCTTCTGGTCAGACTCTGGTGAGTTGGTGTGCATCGCGACAGAAGAGTCTTTCTTCATCCTTCGTTACCTGGCAGAAAAAGTAGCTGCCTCACAAGAGAACAACGAGGGAGTGACTGAGGACGGCATTGAAGATGCATTTGAG GTCCAGGGAGAGATTCAGGAGATTGTTAAGACTGGACTCTGGGTGGGTGACTGCTTCATCTACACCAGCTCTGTGAACAGACTCAACTACTTTGTGGGTGGAGAGATTGTTACCATTGCTCACCTGGACAG AACTATGTATTTACTGGGTTACATACCCAAAGATGACCGTCTCTACCTGGGAGACAAGGAGCTCAACATTGTCAGCTACTCCCTGCTGGTCTCAGTTTTGGAGTACCAGACTGCTGTCATGAGGAGGGACTTTAGCATGGCTGACAAGGTTCTTCCTACAATTCCTAAAGAGCAACGAACCAGAGTGGCCCATTTCCTGGAGAAACAG GGTTTCAAGCAGCAGGCATTAGCAGTGTCCACAGACCCTGAGCACAGATTTGAGCTGGCCTTGCAGTTGGGAGAGTTGAAGATTGCTTACCAGCTGGCTGTCGAAGCAGAA TCAGAGCAGAAGTGGAAGCAGTTGGCAGAGCTTGCTGTTAGTAAGTGCCAGTTTGGCCTGGCCCAGGAGTGTCTGCATCATGCGCAGGACTACGGCGGCCTGTTGCTCCTAGCCACAGCCTCTGGTAACGCCACGATGGTGGGCAAGCTGGCTGAGGGTGCAGAAAGGGATGGGAAGAACAACGTGGCCTTCATGACCTACTTCCTGCAGGGGAA ACTGGATCAATGCTTGGAGCTTTTAGTAAGAACCAACCGTCTACCTGAAGCTGCTTTCCTGGCTCGCACTTACCTGCCCAGCCAGGTATCCCGTGTTGTCAAACTGTGGAGGGAAAACCTGGCCAAGGTCAACCAGAAG GCTGCTGAATCCTTAGCAGACCCCACGGAGTATGAAAACCTGTTCCCTGGTCTGAAAGAAGCCTTTGCAGCTGAGCAGTACCTCAGAGAAACTTGCTTAGGTGCCACCAGGCCAGCCAAAGAATATCCCTTGGTCACA CCGAATGAAGACAGAAATATTTTAGAGGAGGTTCAAGGATACAAGCTCAAAGGGACTTCTCCTGTTGCG GAGCCTGTAGAGTCTCCCTTGGCGTCAGTAGTTGCAGAGGAGGCCTTGGTTGTGCCTTCACAGCCCGAACCTGCCTCCCCACAGGCTCCAAAGGAAATCTTTTCAGTCTCACAGTTGGAAAAAGAAAAG ACTCTGGATGAGCTGGAGGTAGACCTGGACAACATGGAGCTAGATGACATCGACACCTCAGATGTTAATCTCGATGATGACTTTCTTGACGACTAG
- the rbp2b gene encoding retinol-binding protein 2b: protein MPVDFSGNWILESNDKFDDYMKALDIDFATRKIAAYLSQTKVVVQEGDMFDFKTLSTFRNYELAFTVGVEFDEYTKGLDNRTVKSLVSWEGDKLVCTQKGEKANRGWKHWIQGDKMYLELTCEDAVCLQVFKRKE, encoded by the exons ATGCCTGTGGACTTCAGCGGGAATTGGATACTGGAGAGCAATGACAAATTTGACGATTACATGAAAGCACTCG ATATTGACTTTGCAACGAGGAAAATAGCCGCCTATCTGTCCCAAACCAAAGTGGTGGTCCAAGAGGGTGACATGTTTGACTTCAAAACACTGAGCACCTTCAGGAACTATGAGCTGGCCTTCACCGTGGGGGTGGAGTTTGATGAGTACACCAAGGGACTCGACAACAGAACTGTCAAG AGTCTGGTGTCCTGGGAGGGGGACAAGCTTGTTTGCACCCAGAAAGGAGAGAAAGCAAATCGAGGCTGGAAGCATTGGATCCAAGGGGACAAAATGTACCTG GAGCTGACATGTGAAGATGCAGTTTGTCTACAGGTGTTCAAGAGAAAAGAATAA
- the nmnat3 gene encoding nicotinamide/nicotinic acid mononucleotide adenylyltransferase 3 isoform X1, whose product MSSNMMPSTKAILKRKNYIQGCCVILKGAFTKMPIQRVPLVLLACGSFNPITNQHMRLFELARDYLHSTGQYQVVGGIVSPVSDSYGKQGLVLAKHRIAMAKLALQSSNWVTVDEWESQQPDWTETVVTMRYHYGRILKEYEESTHEDFNGSSSHPQSLPPQLKLLCGADFLDTFNIPGLWRDDHMEEVVGHFGLVCVSRGGLQPEQVVHESDTLWRHRQNIFQVKEWVRNETSATEVRRALRRGTSVKYLIPDSVIEYIQQHNLYTQDSERRNEGMALRPLVKQAHQPVESLDD is encoded by the exons ATGTCCTCAAATATGATGCCCAGCACAAAAGCAATTTTGAAACGGAAAAACTACATCCAAG gttgttgtgtgatCTTGAAGGGGGCATTTACCAAAATGCCGATCCAGCGTGTGCCGCTAGTCTTGTTAGCCTGTGGCTCCTTCAATCCCATCACCAACCAGCACATGAGGCTGTTTGAGCTGGCCAGAGACTACCTTCACAGCACAG GCCAGTACCAGGTGGTGGGTGGCATTGTGTCTCCTGTCAGTGACAGCTATGGGAAGCAAGGCCTGGTGCTGGCAAAGCACAGGATCGCTATGGCAAAGCTTGCACTGCAGAGCTCAAACTGGGTCACGGTCGACGAATGGGAGAGCCAGCAACCTGACTGGACTGAAACGGTGGTCACCATGAG GTATCATTATGGTCGTATTCTAAAGGAATATGAAGAGAGCACACATGAAGACTTCAATGGAAGCAGCAGCCATCCTCAAA GTTTGCCTCCTCAGCTGAAGCTGCTGTGTGGAGCAGATTTTCTGGACACCTTCAACATCCCAGGCCTGTGGCGAGACGACCACATGGAGGAAGTGGTCGGGCACTTCGGTCTGGTATGCGTCAGCCGAGGAGGGCTGCAACCCGAGCAGGTGGTGCACGAATCGGACACACTTTGGCGCCACAGACAAAACATCTTCCAGGTGAAAGAATGGGTCAGGAACGAGACCAGCGCCACAGAGGTTCGACGGGCTCTCAGACGGGGAACAAGCGTCAAATACCTGATCCCAGACTCTGTGATAGAATACATTCAGCAACACAACCTCTACACTCAGGACAGTGAAAGAAGGAATGAGGGCATGGCTCTGAGGCCGCTCGTCAAGCAGGCGCATCAACCAGTGGAGAGTCTGGACGACTGA